A window of the Fulvia fulva chromosome 3, complete sequence genome harbors these coding sequences:
- a CDS encoding Glucan endo-1,3-beta-glucosidase has protein sequence MHSFFTAILAATSLIGSTLAAPVVHRADDAITPVSPGGVEDLVITAENTLNATNSQPITNSTTGAKPEEDIMSIQANQRLPLALVNNMGGAVNAYVTGLDPSGKVVFVQGNGQFYYPPCDSSYTSPREVNGPIAIPLNTAQGSTVTVTLPDYISSARIWFAQGNLHFYSVWNPATNSPSQVQPSFANPQDPSAGINWGFVELTNNQGGLYANLSFVDFVGLALGMSMRAGSGATTTVRGLRPGSVSTICNALQSQQRADGQPWGNLCQAGGNGPLRVVAPNIYVSSGNGAFGNYFNSYIDQVWSRYTGNTLWLDTQNSHGKVACRVSGSTLSCNGDNRVYNKPTAGDIFGCNSGPFAIWGSDNDVHRAVVPRLCAAFNRGTFMVNGGDTQPGPHADQYYTTSPNNQYSKIVHQQEVDGRGYAFSYDDVNPSGGVDQSGTLADGNPQLLTVFVGGA, from the coding sequence ATGCATTCGTTCTTCACGGCCATCTTGGCAGCGACCTCCCTCATCGGCAGTACCTTAGCAGCACCTGTTGTGCACCGCGCTGATGATGCTATCACACCAGTTAGCCCCGGAGGCGTAGAAGATCTCGTCATCACGGCAGAGAACACTCTCAATGCCACCAACTCACAGCCCATCACCAACTCAACCACTGGCGCAAAGCCAGAGGAAGACATAATGAGCATCCAGGCCAACCAACGCCTGCCCCTCGCCCTCGTCAACAACATGGGCGGCGCAGTCAATGCGTACGTTACCGGTCTCGATCCCTCGGGCAAAGTCGTCTTCGTCCAAGGCAACGGACAATTCTACTACCCACCCTGCGACTCCTCCTACACCTCCCCCAGAGAAGTCAACGGCCCCATCGCCATCCCTCTCAACACCGCCCAAGGCAGCACCGTCACAGTAACCCTCCCCGACTACATCTCATCCGCCCGAATCTGGTTCGCCCAAGGCAACCTGCACTTCTACTCCGTCTGGAACCCAGCTACAAACTCCCCCAGCCAAGTCCAGCCCTCATTCGCAAACCCACAGGATCCCTCCGCCGGCATCAACTGGGGTTTCGTCGAACTCACCAACAACCAAGGCGGCCTCTACGCCAACCTCTCCTTCGTCGACTTCGTCGGCCTCGCCCTAGGCATGTCCATGCGCGCAGGCTCCGGCGCCACGACTACAGTCCGCGGCCTCCGCCCAGGAAGCGTCAGCACAATCTGCAACGCCCTCCAAAGCCAGCAGCGCGCTGACGGACAGCCATGGGGAAACCTCTGCCAGGCGGGCGGAAACGGACCTCTCCGTGTCGTGGCACCGAACATCTACGTGAGCTCCGGCAACGGTGCGTTCGGCAACTACTTCAACTCTTACATCGATCAAGTCTGGTCGCGGTACACCGGTAATACCCTCTGGCTGGACACCCAGAACAGCCACGGCAAAGTCGCCTGCCGCGTTAGCGGCTCAACTCTCTCCTGCAATGGCGATAACCGGGTTTACAACAAGCCCACCGCGGGCGACATTTTCGGCTGCAACTCTGGCCCCTTCGCGATCTGGGGGAGCGACAACGACGTCCATCGTGCTGTGGTGCCGCGTTTGTGTGCTGCGTTCAACAGGGGGACGTTCATGGTTAACGGGGGTGATACCCAGCCGGGGCCGCATGCTGATCagtactatactacttcgCCGAACAACCAGTATAGCAAGATTGTGCATCAGCAGGAGGTTGATGGACGGGGATACGCCTTTTCGTACGATGATGTGAACCCGAGTGGAGGGGTTGATCAGAGTGGTACGCTGGCTGATGGGAACCCGCAGTTGTTGACGGTGTTTGTGGGAGGGGCTTAG